The Phycisphaeraceae bacterium genome segment GATGAGCTGCGCGATGTGGTGCTCAACAAGCCCGCCATTCAGGAAATCCGGGCCATCATCAAGCGCGGACTCTTCCACACGCTGCAGCAGTCCGGCTTCCAACTGGTGGCCCGCGGCCTGACCAGCGCGGACGAGATCGAGCGCGTCGCGGGAACGGAGTGAGCGCGCTGGAGACAGCCCATTGATGAACACGGATGGAGGGGATGCGCGGCTGTCAGCCATCGGTTGCCGGTGATCGGTCCGGGGTTGCTTGTTTCGCATGGAATCTGGCGCGGATCGCGTTCTGCACCCGAAAACCGACCACTGACAACCCCGAATCATGGACGGATGGTCCAGACCCGCCGCGCGCATGGCAATCATCCCTTCCGCTTCCGAAGCGGGTATCCTGTCCCCCGCGACCAGCACCATGAACCGGGTCGCTCCCTGGTGAGGCGGGGGCTGGCCCGACATGAGTCCCACCGCTCCGGGGTTTCACGCCCATGGCGATGATCGAGACCATCAATCTGACGAAGAAGTACGGCGAACTGGTCGCGCTCAACAACCTCAACCTGACAATCAATCAGGGCGACTGCTTCGGCTTCATCGGCCCCAACGGCGCGGGCAAGACCACCACCATCAAGATTCTCGCCACCCTGCTCAAACCCACCTGGGGCGAAGCCCGAATCGACGGCATGGTGATCGGCTACCAGAACTCGCAGATCCGGCCCGTCATCGGCTACGTGCCCGACTTCATGGGCTCGTACGACGACATGGTCGTCACCGAGTACCTGGAGTTCTTCGCCGCCTGCTACGGCATTCACGGCAAGCAGCGCGAGCAGGTGGTGCGCGACGTGCTCGACCTGACCGACCTGAACTACAAGGCCAACGCCGAGGTCAACGGGCTGTCGCGCGGCATGCAGCAGCGGCTGTCCATCGCCCGCGTGCTGCTGCACGACCCGAAGGTCCTTCTGCTGGACGAGCCCGCCTCGGGCCTTGACCCCCGCGCCCGCATCGAAATCCGCGAGCTCCTCAAGGAACTGCGGCGGATGGGCAAGACCATCATCATCTCGTCGCACATCCTGCATGAGCTGGCCGAACTGTGCAACACGGTGGGCATCATCGAGCGCGGTGAACTGCTCTTCTCGGGGCAGGTCACCGAGATCATGGCCCGCGCCCGCATGGGCTTCGTCGTTCACGTCACGCTGGAAGGCAAGGAGGAGATGGCCGCCCAGATGCTGCGGCAGGTGAAGGGCGTCAAGGCCGTCGACGTGACGCAGAACAACGGCAGGCCCCGCGTGGACATCACCATCGACCCGGAGAGCGGCCTGCCGATCTCCGACATTCCCGCCCGGCTGATCGCCAACGGCTTCCGGCTCACTTCGATGCAGGAAGAGCAGGTGAACCTGGAGACGGCGTTCATGCGCCTGACGAAGGGGCTGGTGTCGTAGGGGGAAGCGATGGGTGCTGAGTGCTGCGTACAGGGTGGTGAGTGTCGTGATCGCTTGATGCCTCGATCCCTTGATGCCCTGGTCCCCCCTCCCCGATCCCTTCGCCTAACGGATGATGGCCGACGGCCGATAGCTGGCAGCCCCCGTTCCTGCTCTATCCGCCGCCCCGCGCCATTCGCGCCCGCCGTCGCGCCACGGCCCGCTTGACCAGTTCATCCACGATCACTCCCGCCAGGATGACCGCTCCGATGATGGCGAATTCCACGTTCTGATACCGCGGGAAGACCAGGTTGATGGTGTTGGAGAGCACCACCATCACCGCCGCCCCGATGACCACCCCCGGAATGGACCCTTCGCCTCCGCGCAGCGAGCACCCCCCCAGCACTGCGGCGGCGATGGCGTAGAGCTCGTAGAAGTTGCCGAAGTCCGAGGGCTGCGCGGCGTTGATGTCCAGCACGAACAGCATGCCGCCCAACCCCGCCAGGCCGGAGCAGATGGTGTACGCCAGCACGGTCATCCGCTCGGTGCGGATACCGCTGTAGCGGGCCGCCTGTTCGTTGCGACCGAGGGCCAGCAGGTATCGCCCCCAGATGGTGCATGTCAGAAACACCCACGCCAGCACCCCAACCACCGCCAGCGTGATGAAACTGGCCGGGAGTTGAAAGACCCCTTCCCCGCCGCCGAAGAGTGGCACGCGCCCGTTGGCGATGGACCGCAGTTCCTTGAAG includes the following:
- a CDS encoding ABC transporter ATP-binding protein encodes the protein MIETINLTKKYGELVALNNLNLTINQGDCFGFIGPNGAGKTTTIKILATLLKPTWGEARIDGMVIGYQNSQIRPVIGYVPDFMGSYDDMVVTEYLEFFAACYGIHGKQREQVVRDVLDLTDLNYKANAEVNGLSRGMQQRLSIARVLLHDPKVLLLDEPASGLDPRARIEIRELLKELRRMGKTIIISSHILHELAELCNTVGIIERGELLFSGQVTEIMARARMGFVVHVTLEGKEEMAAQMLRQVKGVKAVDVTQNNGRPRVDITIDPESGLPISDIPARLIANGFRLTSMQEEQVNLETAFMRLTKGLVS
- a CDS encoding ABC transporter permease; this encodes MKKILGILGLLIAICLFTAISSDRFLLMGNVENLVHRTSLFGILAIGAAFVIITGGIDLSIGSMVCLVGVLLPWLLTKQGWPVGAAVPTVLGMSLLIGMTHGLLVTRLKLQPFVVTLCGLLLYRGLARGLTGDQSQGFGMGFKELRSIANGRVPLFGGGEGVFQLPASFITLAVVGVLAWVFLTCTIWGRYLLALGRNEQAARYSGIRTERMTVLAYTICSGLAGLGGMLFVLDINAAQPSDFGNFYELYAIAAAVLGGCSLRGGEGSIPGVVIGAAVMVVLSNTINLVFPRYQNVEFAIIGAVILAGVIVDELVKRAVARRRARMARGGG